TCCGTTTCCCAGCCCAgcatcctcctccacctcctccaacTCTTCCATGTCCAAACCcaactacacaaacaaacagtgtgtgCTGTTGGAGGTTAGTTTGTCATGATCATGAAGAAAGAAGATGATGTTGCAAAAAATAATAGGAAAAAGGATAGTGTACAGAAATCTGCACCCAGTCTAGCTTTAGTTTGCTGCCGAGTCTTCTAGCAAGACAGTGGCCTGAAGAACACATCCAAAATGGGTCCAAACGTTTTTAAGGACACTAAATTCAAGGTCCTGGAGAGGCCCTCTCAAAATCCAGATCCTATTGAGAATCTGTGACTGAAGCTTGAGATTAATGTCCCTGATCGAAAACCACAGAATTGGGGGCTAGACAAATCTGCAATGGAAGAACAGATGAAGATCCTTCAGGAGACATGTGCCAGACCAGTTAGGAAGGCTAATGATTGTGTtcttgtgatttttgttttttcttcttccaattTAGTGCATCAGTAAAATGTCTTAATGAAACTTAGTGGAGATTTGGTCTGATTAACTAAGCAAACaggaaaattaaattattgcaGAGGTTAATGTGTCCCAGCTGATAACAACTTATTCAGCTTTAACTGATACTGAAGGATCAGCTTTCTCCATCAGGGCATATTTCATTAATCGGGTTCAAGTTTTGGTTATGGTCATTTCCAAGGGGAAACAAATAggattttgtttgatttaagcGATAAATTTTGGTCATGATAGCAGCATGATAGCATATAACAGGTGTGTTGTTACCTGGTAGATGGCTTCATCACAGGCGTTCTGCAGGCCCAGGCTGATCATGGTGTTCTGCAGAGCTCGGCCCATGTAGAACTCCAGAGACAGATAATAAACCCTCTGGACAGAGACAAGAGAGTCAGACTTTAAGCAGAGAAATTATCCAGGCCACTAGGACAGAATAGGCTGACTCCACAGCAGTCTATGGTCTGCTCTAAGTGTCTTCCTAGTCACTTTACATCtgatttcttttgctttctggacagtttgtctctgtgatCATTTTGCATCTGCTTCACATTAGTTTTTTAGTGCATGTCCTAAAAACAGTCTTAATTACCAcaaaacagttatttaaaaaataaagtctgaaatgaatgaggaaaataaactgGATTTGCTGCCAGCAGCACATTGAGCAACTTGTAGACAGAAACTTTATACTGTGACATGACCACGCTACTGTTCATGAACATGTCCTCCTGTGGTTACAGTTTTTTCCCGaactgtgtttgctgttgcaGGGTCAGTCAATCCAGATTAACATGACAACCTAGATCACAGAGTTCCTCTCAAAGCATTCTTTAAAAAACGTCTGGAACATTTCTTCTCAAACTGAACTTCTACTCCGGCTGATACGAACAACAGTCACTTTCATCAAATATCTTTAGTTATACATCAGGTACTTTGCGTGAAAGTTGTGAAATCAAGTGTTTGGTCTTCAAcagcacattcattttaaaatataaagttaaccTAAAAGTTTGTCAGTAAACTGCGAGATGATTTAATAAGGTTAAGGTTATTCTTactgaaataaagaaacatgcacaggttagatttttgtttgttgccgaatttatgtttgtttgcGGAACATTTTAAGAGCATTTCTCCGCTCCGAGCGTTTCACCGCTGTTCTGTAAATTGCAGAAGCAAAGCGCTGAACTCCGCTAAGAGCCGGAAACCTAGTTGCGTTTGAGGGTTCCTGCTCCTCATACCTTGGGGTCCTTCTCGTAGTAATACTGCTGTGTTCGGATCCAGCGGCCCACCAGGTGATCCCGGACGGTGTGGGCCAGGGCGAAGTAAAAGTCTCGGGGTGTCGCTACGTTCCGGTCTTTCACCAGGGTGAAGTGGAGGTGTCGGTTAAAACTCCGCTTGATCTCCGCTACGTCCCCGAGCCCCGCGATGCCCCGGACACTTATCTGCTTCCGCTTCTCCTGGTCGGTGAGCGGAGCCGCCATGTTTTTATACACAAACAAGCTGCAAAAGAAGCGCGTGAGGCGACCTGGTTGATGAAGACTGACAGGTAGACAGTGCACAACACCTGTCAGGTAAAGCAGGAAGACAACGAGCAGCCACGCTGACTCTCTGAACGGCGCAGTGACGTTACAGAGGGGCGGAACACATGAGCAGCGTCAACAAAGACGTTGGCGTAAACGAAGACCGTCACTATGATTCTGCTTCTGACTGTAAAAGAACCAAAGTTAGTGAAAATAAGGTAATAAGTTAAAATTTTGACTTAGTCAAATTTATAAGATAACAATCCTGTGATGAAAAAGAATATTAattataaagaaacaaaactgagaaactttgataaacaaaacaaattgataaacaaaaaatgactttttaatcACATAATGCTCActtttagatagatagatagatagatagatagatagatagatagataaggAACGGTAGTGAATCACCTTTTCTTACACCACTTTGCTCACTTTGTACAAAGTAATTCAAACATGTTTATGGCTCAGTGTTATACACAATATAatattttgcttgtgttttacataaataaCAAGGATACTGTAGAAATCTTGGGCACCTGGatactaaaagaaaaaaggagttAAACAAATTATAACAAGCACTGGAGCTACATCATATAAACATTATCTTAAAGCTGATTTACAAAGGAGAAACAGTACAGGAGAAAATGCAATCAGAAGAATAACTGTCTAAAAAgagttgaagaaaaaaacaacctgcTCCAGATTTTACGACAGTATGttgaaattattacattttcaacaaatgACTCATCTTTAATACAGACCATCTTTGACTCCCTGCGTCGTGACGTTAGACGCAGAGCACTAGCTAACGCGGCTCGAGTTTCCGGGCTTTAAAAGAAAACCCCTCCTCCTTAAAAACATTGGGGGATTAATGTGTCGTGGAGTTTGCGGCGTGATCTGACTTCAGGTGAATTAAGGCGCTCACTGGTAACttaaacatgttatttaatGTTTCCCATGTGACTTTAAAACTAGTGTCATTGCAGGTCTTGAAGTCTTGAAATTTAAACATGTCTGTTTGGCTCCATCATTGCAGCTGGTGTCACTGGTGGTACTGGATTCACTGGGAGGATCGAGCAGCTCTTGAAccttttttgttaaattcagATTATGTTCATTTTCTCTGCTAAGTGTTTAATTACAGGTTGGAAGTACTTTACCTGAGTATTTTCTTGTTATGCTCCAGTTTACGTCTGCTCctctacatttatctgacagtttTAGTCAgggatggattactgaatgtTCACAGAGCACAGGCCTGGGGGCCAGAGAAAGGGGAAAAGTGCTTCTAAATGggcaaaaattattaaaaaaggatTCAAAATTACGAACGTGtgctaaaaaactaaacaaaattgaCATGAaactgacacaaacaaaaaaaacaaactccttCTGTCTGGGGGGCCTACATAGGAGGCTGGAGGTCCATTGTGCTGCAGGTTTCCACTGTTCTaacacaaatgtgaatgtgCCACTTTGACTGACTGAATTATTTTCTGTCATCTATAAACCAATCAGTGgattaaatgagaaaataatcttTTGTTGCAGCCTGCTTTGAAAGTCAACCACCTTTATTTAACACTGAAATAATGTTTTGCATGAAATACTTTGCATGAAACATGATAATAATCACAGACATCTGCTGTAAGTTTGTGCTGTAGTCAGCTACTAAAGGATAGTCCATGTGACTCTTCCCTCCCCATGTTTAGAGGTTCCGTTTTAAGGCAGCCATGGGCCAGAACCAACAGATGcacacactttgttttccttctgctgTCACCTCGGAGACGATAAAGTGATACTGTTTTCTAAGTTGGATGTTGTCTTGTCTTCTCTTGTCTAGATTCGGGGAAAGAAAAGTTCTTCTTGAGTCCTGAGTCCGTTCTTTCTGTCCTGCTCTGACTCTGAGGTCTTCCAGCCAGGATGTCGACCACATCTCAGAAGCACCGTGACTTTGTCGGGGAGCCGATGGGAGACAAACCCGTGACGTCTCTTTCTGGGATTGGAGAAACTCTGGGGAAGAAGCTGGAGGAGCAGGGCTTTGACAAGGTGCAGCAAAGTCTTTACAGCAGTACTCTGCAATGTGAACAAATGGCACGTGTTCCAAAATTCAGGAATGTTTAATGTCTCAGAATTTTTATAAGAATTTCATTTCTGTTTGGTGGGTTCTTTCCATTTCTGTCAtgtctttcatgtgttttcaggCCTCTGTGGTCCTGGGTCAGTTCCTGCTGTTGAAAAAGGACACAGAGTTGTTCACTGAGTGGCTCAAAGATGCCAGCGGAGCAAACTCCCGCCAGGCCAGATCCTGTGCTCAGTGCCTGAAGGAATGGTGCGATGCCTTCCTCTGAGAAGccgtcacttcctgttcttccCATATTGCTCCTGAAGCTAAAAGCCAAGCTCTTAACTCTGCTGCTGTTATTCCAATAGGTGTCAAAAGTTTGACTTCAAACTGTTGACGTTACAGCAACCTGACAGGTGTCCATCTGGTTTATGAGCCCATTCCACGGGAAAAGTTTATACAAATAAAGCTTTTTGTCTCTCGAAGCTTTGACTCTCAGGTCAACCTGTGGTGGAGATAATACTAGGGTCGCTTTACTTATGTAAAAGTACTAATATCACACCTATACTTAAGTCCTGCAATAAGCCTCATTAGGAAAGTCTCCTAAAATTATCAAAAGTACTCAAAGACTGTCATAGCATTATGTGATTGATTACTAAATTCAATTCATGTTCTAACAGCATATTAAAGCTGAAGTTGGTCTTTTTAAAAGTCTCCAGTTTTTGCATTGGCTAAGACTAGCTAGGCTAGCTCCACAACTAGCCTTTACTGGATTTAAGTGAATGCTGCCATACAAAAGCAATATGCTGACATTTACATAATTATATAGAGTATGTTACTATAAACATGTAGAGCATCTGTTAGagcagctttttaaatgtgcttttactACAAGATAGTCAAACAAGCTGAACCACAGAATTGTTACCGCAATTGTTACAGCAAAAGAATTAAGTTAAAAGCAGCTGACGGCCATAGGTAAGTATAAGATTTTTAACTTTCAGTATTCACAGTATTGATTTGGTGGCTGggataatatatataatttatataagtttattttacagcagGAATTAAAAGAAGatgtgtaaatactgtaaagtcTGCCACTAGTGGACAATGGAAACCCATCAAAACTGCTGCTAAAGCTAACTAGTTGAGATGGTCTCCATAGCTACCATTAGTTTCTCATTACAGTAGAAATTAAGAGATTTAGTAGACTTTTATATGTGTTGTATTGATTTTGAGAATAATTAACAAAATTTTGCCCGTGAACCCAGAGtttgtatttataataacaTTGAAAGCTAGCTAAGGGAAAGCCAGCTGGGGAGCTAACTACAGCTATCTATAGCTAATCATAAAACCATATTTCCAGATTTTCCCTATACCTTGAAAGAGAAGGACTTAATAAATGGTTTGGATTACCTTGAagattgtgttttgttattcaACGTACAGTAAATAAGGCAGCTAAATTTGTTAGGGagaatgcaaacaaaaaatataaactgcTAAAGCTAACTAGCTTGGTCACTCTGAGTAGCTGCCATCTTATCTTTTGTTGGTGTAGGTAAACTGCCTTTAAATTACAACCAAATCTACTAAATAATGATCATCAGCATCTCATATTAATCATGGAAATATTAATGACAAATGAAGCAAATTACACAGAAATTTAATTCCTATAAGCTAAATGAACCTAACAATGACACTGAAAAGCGGCaggtaaaataattaatattaggACACAACTGATACTGAAATTGCTTGTTTTGGTTGTAATTTGGGtagtgaaattaaatgaatcCTACTAAACTTCTCTCcaacttccctacattaaaatatctctctacttctagctgaaaacacctccagatggcATCGCTTGGAGTAACCTTAAGTtaagattatgtcatcttgctggagtttgtaatcatggtcaacatgcttttccagagctcgcccacatgacatcatctgaactactaatgatgaaaaagtcctccaggtgatgtcatctgagtttttcagctagaagctgAGCTATATTTGAATATAGTTAGGTCTGAAGGAAGttttaaatgcagtaatgtacatttacaccctaaacaaaaccacagaaaccaagttgaaaatcagtgaTGTTGCCCTtttaatagacaaaaaaaacaccaccaacCTGAAAACTTCATAATGTTAAAATTACACCCACACTTTGCTTTAGGTCATCTCTGACTTAATGAATTCACTACAGACTAACACATCTCTAGAGTCTTTGTTCAGCTGTTAAACACTGCCGGAGGtcagaaacacattcacatgtCTGTACCAAAACAAGGCCAAACAGGAGCTTCTTCAGAATAGGAAACAATCAGACTCGCTGTCGACAGAAACTAAATCAAGTTCAACACTGAGGTTAGAGACACAGAGAATTTAAACTCATCAGTTTAGAGGACAGGAAATGTGATTCACTGTCAGGATTTTTCATGGCTGTAGCGTTTCAGAGACATGACCCCAGGATGTTTTGATTTCCATAACAGATTAAATGTTGCTGGAGATAATGCTGGAAAATATTGTACAATGTAGAACATGATTCCTGGATGTTTGGAAGCATCTCTGGACTCAGAGGGCAGTTCAGGCACTGGGTCACAGTTCTACAAAGTCCC
The nucleotide sequence above comes from Channa argus isolate prfri chromosome 1, Channa argus male v1.0, whole genome shotgun sequence. Encoded proteins:
- the LOC137130545 gene encoding barrier-to-autointegration factor-like; amino-acid sequence: MSTTSQKHRDFVGEPMGDKPVTSLSGIGETLGKKLEEQGFDKASVVLGQFLLLKKDTELFTEWLKDASGANSRQARSCAQCLKEWCDAFL